A genome region from Coprococcus phoceensis includes the following:
- the rpmG gene encoding 50S ribosomal protein L33 — MRTRITLECTECKQRNYNMTKDKKTHPERMETKKYCKFCKSHTMHKETK, encoded by the coding sequence GTGCGCACAAGAATCACATTGGAATGTACAGAATGTAAACAGCGTAACTACAATATGACAAAGGATAAGAAAACTCATCCGGAACGTATGGAAACAAAAAAATATTGTAAGTTCTGCAAATCACACACAATGCACAAAGAAACAAAATAG
- the rplJ gene encoding 50S ribosomal protein L10, translating to MAKVELKQPIVAAIAEDVKDAASVVLVDYRGLTVAQDTELRKQLREAGIIYKVCKNTMMKRAFEGTDFAGLNEYLEGPSAIAISKDDATAPARIICKFAKGAEKLEVKAGVVEGTVYDVAGVQELSKIPSREELLSKFLGSIQSPITNFARVLNQIAEKGGEAAEAPAEAAEEVTAE from the coding sequence GTGGCAAAAGTTGAATTAAAACAACCAATCGTTGCAGCAATCGCTGAGGACGTAAAAGATGCAGCATCAGTTGTATTAGTTGATTATCGTGGATTAACTGTAGCTCAGGATACAGAATTACGTAAACAATTAAGAGAAGCAGGAATCATCTACAAAGTTTGCAAAAACACAATGATGAAAAGAGCGTTCGAAGGAACTGATTTTGCAGGATTGAACGAATACTTAGAAGGACCAAGTGCTATTGCTATTTCTAAAGATGACGCTACAGCACCAGCTAGAATTATTTGCAAATTTGCAAAAGGAGCTGAAAAATTAGAAGTAAAAGCAGGTGTGGTTGAAGGAACAGTATATGATGTTGCTGGAGTTCAGGAATTATCAAAAATCCCTTCAAGAGAAGAATTACTTTCCAAATTCCTTGGAAGCATTCAGTCACCTATTACAAACTTCGCTCGTGTTCTTAATCAAATCGCTGAAAAAGGTGGAGAGGCAGCAGAAGCTCCAGCTGAAGCAGCAGAAGAAGTAACAGCTGAGTAA
- a CDS encoding endo-alpha-N-acetylgalactosaminidase family protein produces the protein MKKKMVLRLLSLAMVASMTGTMLPSNLQLVSAEESVATEEKTEKAEETAVLEDGINDAWTLENEAGEDAVCAVENGWLNLKSGAQNDNTPNSGKQLMVVNPNKFDFTKAGYFSFTMKSNNANTSQDNSDRFGVYLGYNTAKNGMFIGYDNQGWFWQKYKDGNGAYFTGGRTAAPKDNAEVNVRIEWTADQKMTLKLNDQAVFTNEEFGSIKDVLGTQIAFKCTSWSGHVSDVLIKDIHYTGQKEAATYAVTGTVTDADNKVLEGATVKVGDKTATTDKSGAYSLELAAGTYDMTVAKTGYQTATKSVTVADEDLKVETVKLEKVAEVETEVLSTDYMDVHVAKNFPSVVRYEMKKGDLKGKTFYGQTSEINTIRINGTDIKLSKDDVKATFKDNKATYELTVKSGDTIDAVLTAELVAKDDTVSFEITKVKNNLDETKIVDKRHVYAIQSIEIPNHSLISVNSTQENANLKGALMSSNTTISGDEYHEITANTELSQDYMYAFISNSEMSAGLWSNSENEGSAKAVGVSGGSHNTRVMATTEEKDGYVSLGLGSTKWYWHREEQDSKGTWHLVDETDTPQAKVTIAGNVNGDEEIDWQDGAVAFRDIMHNPYKSEEVPELVAYRIAMNFGGQAQNPFLTTLDNVKRVSMHTDGLGQSVLLKGYGNEGHDSGHPDYADIGERIGGAEDMNTLMTKGAEYGAKFGIHVNAGEMYPEAKAFSEDLVRRDANGNLRYGWNWIDQGIGIDSVYDLGMGLREKRFDELEEKVGQNLDFVYVDIWGNKTGGSDDSWQTRKLSKEINDNGWRMATEWGSANEYDSTFQHWATDLTYGGYKLKGENSEVMRFLRNHQKDSWVGDYPSYGGAAMAPLLGGYNMKDFEGWQGRNDYDAYIKNLYTHDLTTKFIQHYEITDWEDSENSFTKNDPDGKAYTWTPEMKITLKDGDDTLVLERGSDNPDEAAYRDRTMTLNGKVIATGAVARGDNGEGGTEKYLLPWIWDSETGDEVDAKDEKLYHWNTKGGSSEWELPDSWSGLKDVKVYKLTDLGKTDEKTVKVVDGKITLEADAETPYVVCKGDEANLEITWSEGMHIVDAGFNSGNFDAWKQDGEGKAEIAKSQYSNPMMKLSGKVSMTQELTDLEAGKQYAVLVGVDNRSDAKASMTVKAGDKVLATNYTTRSIAKNYVKAYTHSNSSATVDGSSYFQNMYVFFTAPESGKVTLTLSKAAGEGDTYFDDVRIVENDSKNITTNEKGEVVKFEQDFEKSVQGLYPFVVAGIEGVEDNRIHLSELHAPYTQAGWDVKKMDDVLDGKWSVKINGLTQRSTLAYQTIPQNFRFEPGVTYKVSFDYQAGTDGIYAAAVGIGEYNGNVQLEELPMAMGKDADGHYTTQITGDSTGQTWFGIYSTDKAADLQGTSGSAANFGGYQELVLDNLVIERVDEEVTADTLKALIEDAKTKYSEDDYTAEVWNNFQKEIAKAQVALDKDNSTQEDIEKAYYALKGAMVTMDNSKGLDATDDSRDISTEGMTATAGSQQGTTGSEGPASNVLDGDANTIWHTQYSPSVDSFDKQWIDIATAEPTTVGGVRLQQRSGKNGVIKEAEIWVKTTDADYVKVADASFGGSGWQVVTFENIENVTNVKIVPKATLGDQPNKFSAAAEIRLMGAKQDVTIEVDKSGLQTAIDAAKALKAENYTAETWEVLTTKLAAAEKVYADPEATDYEVLLAIANLTEAIEGLEAVETPEAGDKTELNNLITQYSGLNEKDYTAESWKVFANALENAKAVSAKENASQAEIDQAIAALTSARAGLVKATDQTTQADKSKLQKFYDECVGFYKEANHSKENWKAYQEALVAAKAVLNDKDATQEEVDNALSKLISITAKMNAELKDVSNAPKNPVTGKDNVIKTGDTTSPIGWGAAGMAAVLAVVAAFLARRKKR, from the coding sequence ATGAAGAAGAAAATGGTCTTAAGACTATTGAGTCTGGCTATGGTTGCATCTATGACAGGTACAATGCTTCCGTCTAATCTTCAGCTTGTATCAGCAGAGGAATCTGTTGCTACAGAAGAAAAGACAGAAAAAGCAGAAGAGACAGCAGTACTGGAAGATGGAATCAATGATGCTTGGACTCTGGAAAACGAAGCTGGCGAAGACGCAGTATGTGCAGTAGAAAACGGATGGCTTAATTTAAAATCAGGAGCACAGAATGACAATACTCCTAACAGTGGAAAACAATTGATGGTTGTGAACCCAAACAAATTTGATTTTACAAAAGCGGGATATTTCTCATTCACAATGAAATCAAACAATGCAAATACAAGTCAGGATAATAGTGACAGATTTGGTGTATATCTTGGATATAATACTGCAAAGAACGGTATGTTTATCGGATATGATAACCAAGGATGGTTCTGGCAGAAATATAAAGATGGTAATGGAGCTTATTTTACAGGCGGAAGAACAGCTGCGCCAAAAGACAATGCGGAAGTGAATGTACGCATTGAGTGGACAGCAGATCAGAAGATGACATTGAAATTAAATGATCAGGCTGTATTTACAAATGAAGAGTTTGGTTCTATCAAAGATGTTCTTGGAACTCAGATTGCATTCAAGTGTACAAGCTGGTCAGGGCATGTGTCTGATGTCCTTATCAAAGACATTCACTACACAGGACAAAAAGAAGCAGCTACATATGCAGTAACAGGAACAGTAACTGACGCAGATAACAAAGTTTTGGAAGGTGCTACAGTCAAAGTTGGTGATAAAACAGCAACAACAGATAAGTCAGGTGCATATTCTTTGGAATTGGCAGCTGGAACATATGATATGACAGTTGCAAAAACAGGATATCAGACAGCAACAAAATCTGTGACAGTAGCAGATGAAGATTTGAAAGTTGAGACTGTAAAATTAGAAAAAGTTGCAGAAGTAGAGACAGAAGTACTTTCTACAGATTATATGGATGTTCATGTAGCAAAGAACTTCCCAAGCGTTGTGAGATACGAGATGAAAAAAGGTGATCTGAAAGGAAAGACATTCTATGGACAGACTTCAGAGATCAACACAATCCGTATCAACGGAACAGACATCAAACTTTCTAAAGATGATGTGAAAGCAACGTTTAAAGACAACAAAGCTACTTATGAGCTGACTGTAAAATCAGGTGATACAATTGATGCAGTTCTTACAGCAGAGTTAGTTGCAAAAGATGATACAGTTTCATTTGAGATTACAAAAGTAAAAAATAATTTGGATGAAACAAAAATAGTAGATAAAAGACATGTGTATGCAATACAGAGCATTGAGATCCCAAATCACAGCTTGATTTCTGTAAATAGCACACAGGAAAATGCAAACTTAAAAGGCGCATTAATGTCTTCTAATACAACAATCAGCGGTGATGAGTATCATGAGATTACAGCTAACACAGAACTTTCACAGGATTATATGTATGCATTTATCTCAAACAGCGAGATGAGCGCCGGATTATGGAGCAACTCTGAGAATGAAGGTTCTGCAAAAGCGGTTGGCGTATCTGGAGGAAGCCATAACACAAGAGTCATGGCAACTACAGAAGAAAAAGACGGTTATGTATCTTTGGGGCTTGGAAGTACAAAATGGTACTGGCACAGAGAAGAACAAGATTCGAAAGGAACATGGCATCTTGTAGATGAGACAGATACTCCACAGGCAAAAGTTACAATCGCCGGAAATGTGAACGGTGATGAAGAGATTGACTGGCAGGATGGTGCGGTAGCATTCCGTGACATTATGCACAATCCATATAAGAGTGAAGAAGTGCCGGAATTAGTTGCATATCGTATTGCAATGAACTTTGGTGGACAGGCCCAGAACCCATTCCTTACAACATTGGATAACGTAAAACGTGTGTCAATGCATACAGATGGACTTGGACAGTCCGTATTATTAAAAGGATATGGTAATGAAGGTCATGATTCAGGACATCCTGATTACGCAGACATCGGAGAGAGAATCGGTGGAGCAGAGGATATGAACACACTGATGACAAAAGGTGCTGAGTATGGAGCAAAATTTGGTATCCATGTCAATGCAGGTGAGATGTATCCAGAAGCAAAAGCATTTAGTGAAGACTTAGTAAGACGTGATGCAAACGGGAACCTTCGTTATGGATGGAACTGGATTGACCAAGGTATCGGAATCGACAGTGTATACGATCTTGGAATGGGACTTCGTGAAAAACGTTTTGATGAGTTAGAAGAAAAAGTCGGACAGAACTTAGACTTCGTATATGTAGATATTTGGGGAAATAAGACAGGTGGAAGCGATGACTCTTGGCAGACACGTAAGTTATCAAAAGAGATCAATGATAATGGATGGCGTATGGCTACAGAGTGGGGATCAGCGAATGAATATGATTCCACATTCCAGCACTGGGCAACAGACCTTACATATGGTGGATATAAATTAAAAGGTGAGAACAGCGAGGTAATGCGTTTCTTACGTAACCATCAGAAAGATTCATGGGTAGGTGATTATCCATCATACGGCGGAGCTGCAATGGCACCACTCCTTGGTGGATACAACATGAAAGACTTCGAAGGATGGCAAGGACGTAATGATTACGATGCTTACATCAAGAACCTTTATACACATGATCTGACAACAAAATTTATTCAGCACTATGAAATCACAGACTGGGAAGATTCTGAAAACTCATTTACCAAGAATGATCCGGATGGAAAAGCTTACACATGGACACCGGAGATGAAGATCACATTAAAAGATGGTGACGATACACTTGTTCTTGAAAGAGGATCTGACAATCCGGATGAAGCGGCATACCGTGACAGAACAATGACATTGAACGGTAAGGTAATCGCAACAGGTGCTGTTGCAAGAGGCGATAACGGAGAAGGCGGAACAGAAAAATATCTGCTTCCATGGATCTGGGATTCTGAGACTGGTGATGAAGTAGATGCAAAAGATGAAAAATTATATCACTGGAATACAAAAGGTGGATCAAGCGAATGGGAACTCCCAGACAGCTGGTCAGGTCTGAAGGATGTCAAAGTATACAAATTGACAGACCTTGGTAAGACGGATGAAAAGACTGTTAAAGTGGTAGATGGAAAAATTACTTTAGAGGCAGACGCTGAAACTCCATATGTAGTATGTAAAGGTGATGAAGCAAACCTTGAGATTACATGGAGTGAAGGAATGCACATCGTAGATGCAGGATTTAACAGTGGTAACTTTGATGCTTGGAAACAAGACGGAGAAGGAAAAGCTGAGATTGCAAAGAGTCAGTATAGCAACCCAATGATGAAATTATCCGGAAAAGTATCTATGACACAGGAACTGACAGACTTAGAGGCTGGAAAACAGTATGCAGTTTTAGTTGGTGTAGATAACAGAAGTGATGCAAAAGCATCTATGACTGTAAAAGCAGGCGATAAAGTATTGGCAACAAACTATACGACTCGCTCAATTGCAAAGAACTATGTAAAAGCATATACACACAGTAACTCTAGCGCAACAGTAGATGGAAGCAGTTACTTCCAGAACATGTATGTATTCTTTACAGCGCCAGAAAGCGGTAAAGTAACACTTACACTTTCAAAGGCAGCAGGTGAGGGAGATACATATTTCGATGATGTACGTATCGTTGAAAATGACTCTAAGAACATTACAACAAACGAAAAAGGTGAAGTTGTAAAATTCGAGCAGGATTTCGAAAAGAGCGTACAGGGACTTTATCCATTTGTAGTAGCTGGTATTGAAGGTGTTGAGGATAACAGAATTCACTTATCAGAATTACATGCTCCATATACACAGGCAGGCTGGGATGTGAAGAAGATGGATGATGTTTTGGACGGAAAATGGTCAGTGAAGATCAACGGATTGACACAGAGATCTACATTGGCATACCAGACGATTCCACAGAACTTCCGTTTTGAACCAGGTGTGACATACAAAGTAAGCTTTGATTATCAGGCAGGAACAGATGGAATCTATGCAGCAGCAGTGGGAATCGGTGAGTACAATGGTAATGTACAACTTGAAGAGCTTCCGATGGCAATGGGCAAAGATGCTGATGGTCACTATACTACTCAGATCACAGGTGACTCTACAGGACAGACATGGTTCGGTATCTATTCTACAGATAAAGCAGCAGATCTTCAGGGAACATCTGGATCAGCAGCAAACTTTGGTGGATACCAAGAGCTTGTTCTTGATAATCTTGTAATTGAAAGAGTAGATGAAGAAGTTACAGCAGATACGTTGAAGGCATTGATCGAAGACGCAAAAACAAAATATAGCGAAGACGATTATACAGCAGAAGTATGGAACAACTTCCAAAAAGAAATCGCAAAAGCACAGGTTGCTCTTGACAAAGATAACTCAACACAGGAAGATATCGAAAAAGCATACTATGCATTAAAAGGTGCGATGGTTACAATGGATAATTCCAAAGGTCTTGATGCAACAGATGACTCAAGAGATATCTCTACAGAGGGTATGACTGCGACTGCAGGAAGCCAGCAGGGAACAACAGGAAGCGAAGGACCAGCAAGTAATGTATTAGATGGAGATGCGAATACAATCTGGCATACACAGTATTCACCATCTGTAGATAGTTTTGATAAACAATGGATTGATATTGCAACTGCAGAACCGACAACAGTAGGTGGAGTGAGACTTCAGCAGAGATCTGGTAAAAACGGTGTGATTAAAGAAGCAGAAATCTGGGTTAAAACGACGGATGCGGATTATGTGAAAGTAGCAGATGCAAGTTTTGGAGGAAGCGGATGGCAGGTAGTTACATTTGAAAATATTGAGAATGTAACAAATGTTAAGATTGTGCCAAAAGCTACATTAGGAGATCAACCGAACAAGTTCTCAGCAGCAGCAGAAATTCGTCTGATGGGAGCAAAACAAGACGTTACAATCGAAGTTGACAAATCTGGATTACAGACAGCGATTGATGCAGCAAAAGCATTAAAGGCAGAAAATTATACAGCAGAGACATGGGAAGTATTAACTACAAAACTTGCGGCAGCAGAGAAAGTTTATGCTGATCCAGAAGCAACAGATTATGAAGTACTTCTTGCAATAGCGAACCTGACAGAGGCTATCGAGGGCTTAGAAGCAGTAGAGACACCAGAAGCAGGTGACAAAACAGAATTAAATAACTTGATCACACAGTACAGTGGATTAAATGAAAAAGATTACACAGCAGAAAGCTGGAAAGTATTTGCAAATGCATTAGAAAATGCAAAAGCAGTTTCAGCAAAAGAAAATGCAAGTCAGGCTGAGATTGATCAGGCAATTGCGGCATTAACGTCTGCACGTGCAGGTCTTGTGAAAGCAACAGATCAGACAACACAAGCGGATAAGTCTAAACTTCAGAAATTCTATGATGAATGTGTTGGATTCTACAAAGAAGCAAATCATTCAAAAGAAAACTGGAAAGCATATCAGGAGGCACTTGTTGCAGCGAAAGCAGTGTTAAATGATAAAGATGCAACTCAGGAGGAAGTAGACAATGCGTTGAGCAAATTAATCAGTATTACAGCTAAGATGAATGCTGAGTTAAAAGATGTGTCAAATGCACCGAAAAATCCAGTGACAGGTAAAGATAATGTCATTAAAACTGGCGACACAACATCTCCAATCGGATGGGGTGCGGCAGGAATGGCAGCGGTTCTTGCGGTAGTTGCAGCATTTTTGGCAAGAAGAAAAAAGCGCTAA
- the rplA gene encoding 50S ribosomal protein L1, which produces MKRGKKYVEAAKLIERGNLYDKEEAVALVKKSAVAKFDETIEAHIRTGCDGRHADQQIRGAVVLPHGTGKKVRILVFAKDAKAEEAKAAGADYVGAEDLIPKIQNEGWFEFDVVVATPDMMGVVGRLGRVLGPKGLMPNPKAGTVTMDVTKAVNDIKAGKIEYRLDKTNIIHVPLGKASFTEEQLADNFQTLIDAIMKAKPAAVKGQYLKSVTLTSTMGPGVKINPAKLV; this is translated from the coding sequence ATGAAACGAGGAAAGAAATACGTAGAAGCTGCGAAATTGATCGAAAGAGGAAATCTTTACGACAAAGAAGAAGCAGTTGCATTAGTTAAAAAATCTGCAGTAGCAAAATTCGATGAGACAATTGAAGCTCATATCAGAACAGGTTGTGACGGACGTCATGCAGACCAGCAGATCCGTGGTGCTGTTGTATTGCCACACGGAACAGGTAAAAAAGTTCGTATCTTAGTATTTGCAAAAGATGCTAAAGCTGAAGAAGCAAAAGCAGCAGGAGCAGATTACGTAGGAGCAGAAGACTTAATTCCGAAGATTCAGAACGAAGGATGGTTTGAATTTGATGTTGTAGTTGCTACACCAGATATGATGGGTGTTGTTGGACGTCTTGGTCGTGTACTTGGACCAAAAGGTTTAATGCCAAACCCAAAAGCTGGTACAGTAACAATGGACGTTACAAAAGCTGTTAACGATATCAAAGCTGGTAAGATCGAATACAGATTAGACAAGACAAACATTATCCATGTGCCACTTGGAAAAGCTTCTTTCACAGAAGAACAATTAGCGGACAACTTCCAGACGCTTATTGATGCAATTATGAAAGCGAAACCAGCAGCTGTTAAAGGACAGTACTTAAAGAGCGTTACTTTAACATCTACAATGGGACCGGGTGTGAAAATTAACCCAGCTAAATTAGTATAA
- the secE gene encoding preprotein translocase subunit SecE, translating into MAEKKEKAKKTSWFKGLKAEFKKIIWPDKKTLAKQTVAVTACSIVLGAIIAVVDVIVKYGVDFLVK; encoded by the coding sequence ATGGCTGAAAAAAAAGAGAAAGCCAAAAAGACAAGCTGGTTCAAAGGTCTTAAAGCAGAATTTAAAAAGATCATTTGGCCGGATAAAAAAACACTTGCTAAGCAGACTGTGGCAGTTACGGCGTGCTCGATAGTATTAGGAGCAATTATTGCGGTTGTTGATGTCATTGTAAAATATGGTGTCGACTTCTTAGTGAAGTAA
- the nusG gene encoding transcription termination/antitermination protein NusG: MSEAKWYVVHTYSGYENKVKANIDKTIENRHLEDQILEVRVPMLEVVEMKNGTQKAAQKKMFPGYVMIHMIMNDDTWYVVRNTRGVTGFVGPGSKPVPLTEAEIDALGIMDADIVVDFEIGEVVKVTKGAWKDTVGVIQEVNAQKQSLVINVELFGRETPVEISFSEVKKM, from the coding sequence ATGTCAGAAGCAAAATGGTATGTAGTTCATACTTATTCTGGGTATGAAAACAAAGTAAAAGCAAACATTGATAAGACAATTGAAAACAGACACCTTGAGGATCAGATCTTAGAAGTAAGAGTTCCTATGCTGGAAGTTGTTGAGATGAAAAACGGAACGCAGAAAGCAGCTCAGAAAAAAATGTTCCCTGGATACGTGATGATTCATATGATTATGAATGATGACACCTGGTATGTTGTAAGAAATACCAGAGGGGTAACGGGATTTGTAGGTCCGGGGTCTAAACCGGTTCCGCTTACAGAGGCTGAGATTGATGCTCTTGGAATTATGGATGCAGATATTGTTGTAGACTTTGAGATTGGTGAGGTTGTAAAAGTTACCAAGGGAGCATGGAAAGATACGGTTGGAGTAATCCAGGAAGTGAATGCTCAAAAACAAAGTCTTGTAATCAATGTAGAATTGTTTGGTCGTGAAACGCCAGTAGAAATAAGTTTCTCAGAAGTGAAAAAAATGTAA
- the rplK gene encoding 50S ribosomal protein L11, whose amino-acid sequence MAKKVQGYIKLQIPAGKATPAPPVGPALGQHGVNIVEFTKQFNAKTADQGDLIIPVVITVYNDRSFSFITKTPPAAVLIKKACGLKSGSGVPNKTKVATITKAQLQEIAELKMPDLNAATVEAAMSMIAGTCRSMGVTVEE is encoded by the coding sequence ATGGCAAAAAAAGTACAAGGTTATATTAAATTACAGATTCCAGCTGGAAAGGCAACTCCAGCACCACCGGTTGGTCCAGCGCTTGGTCAACATGGTGTAAACATTGTTGAATTTACAAAACAATTCAATGCTAAAACTGCAGATCAAGGTGATTTGATCATCCCTGTAGTTATCACAGTTTACAATGATAGAAGCTTCAGCTTCATCACAAAGACACCACCGGCAGCAGTTTTGATTAAAAAAGCATGTGGTTTAAAATCGGGTTCAGGAGTTCCGAACAAAACAAAAGTAGCTACAATCACAAAAGCTCAGTTACAGGAAATCGCTGAATTAAAAATGCCAGACTTAAATGCTGCAACAGTAGAAGCTGCTATGAGCATGATCGCAGGAACATGCAGAAGTATGGGTGTAACAGTAGAAGAGTAA
- the rplL gene encoding 50S ribosomal protein L7/L12, producing MAKLTTAEMIEAIKELSVLELNELVKACEEEFGVSAAAGVVVAAAGGDAAGAAEEKDEFNVELTSAGASKVKVIKVVREITGLGLKEAKEVVDGAPKVIKEGVSKAEAEEIKAKLEAEGASVELK from the coding sequence ATGGCAAAATTAACAACAGCTGAAATGATCGAAGCGATCAAAGAATTATCAGTATTAGAATTAAATGAATTAGTAAAAGCATGTGAAGAAGAATTTGGTGTATCTGCAGCAGCAGGTGTTGTAGTTGCAGCAGCAGGTGGAGACGCAGCTGGAGCAGCTGAAGAAAAAGATGAATTCAACGTAGAATTAACATCTGCAGGAGCATCTAAAGTTAAAGTAATCAAAGTTGTTCGTGAAATCACAGGACTTGGATTAAAAGAAGCTAAAGAAGTTGTAGACGGAGCTCCTAAAGTAATCAAAGAAGGTGTTTCTAAAGCAGAAGCTGAAGAAATCAAAGCTAAATTAGAAGCAGAAGGTGCATCTGTAGAATTAAAATAA